The proteins below come from a single Candidatus Eisenbacteria bacterium genomic window:
- a CDS encoding MlaD family protein: MSKKNTELKVGITALIALLILSISIIWIKQLKPGRKTYLIQTEFPDVSGLSKGDPVTVNGVAKGVVRSIKLSDGTVKVLLAVEQDVVLREDAAVLIKSSGLMGEKEVSIYAGMSEKALDLSKTLKGTYGGDLVDVMAKLGNVLSSIEVVASTLGSASDTTRKMQSFKQGIGDIFAFAEESRKLIEENREDLRKAVTDFKASGEELRKVLATNSPRIGTTIQGFETSSKKLERAIVRFDSLSAKLGEVAQKTNEGKGTMSKLINDPALYDDLRKTAQDASALIADIKANPSKYFKVKVF; encoded by the coding sequence ATGTCCAAGAAAAACACAGAGCTTAAAGTAGGAATCACAGCACTCATCGCACTTCTCATTCTTTCAATCAGCATCATCTGGATCAAGCAACTGAAGCCTGGAAGAAAGACTTATCTCATACAGACTGAGTTCCCTGACGTAAGCGGCCTATCGAAAGGCGACCCGGTGACTGTGAACGGCGTCGCGAAGGGAGTCGTTCGTTCTATTAAGCTATCAGATGGAACCGTGAAAGTGCTGCTTGCCGTGGAACAAGACGTCGTGCTCCGTGAGGATGCTGCTGTCTTGATAAAAAGTTCGGGCCTCATGGGGGAAAAAGAAGTCTCGATTTACGCCGGGATGTCTGAGAAAGCGCTGGATCTATCAAAGACGCTGAAGGGAACATACGGAGGCGATTTAGTGGATGTGATGGCAAAGCTGGGAAATGTACTCTCAAGCATCGAGGTGGTCGCATCCACGTTGGGCTCCGCTTCTGACACGACGAGAAAGATGCAGTCGTTCAAGCAGGGAATTGGGGATATCTTTGCGTTTGCCGAAGAGTCGAGAAAGCTCATTGAGGAAAACAGGGAGGATCTAAGAAAGGCAGTAACTGATTTCAAGGCAAGCGGCGAAGAATTGAGGAAAGTCCTCGCCACGAACTCGCCGCGGATCGGAACTACGATTCAGGGTTTTGAAACATCTTCGAAGAAGCTTGAGCGCGCCATTGTGAGGTTTGACAGTCTTTCTGCCAAGCTCGGAGAGGTTGCCCAGAAGACTAACGAGGGAAAGGGTACCATGTCCAAGTTGATCAATGACCCTGCCCTCTATGATGATCTGAGGAAGACCGCTCAGGATGCAAGCGCACTGATAGCGGACATCAAGGCAAATCCGTCAAAGTATTTCAAGGTCAAGGTATTCTAA
- a CDS encoding uracil-DNA glycosylase — MPSHEELREITREAIKRLSVLEESGQGFLYGMKLPKETHSGNAGIETDLDVTMRRTGKSAESGLAELERRAKRCTKCALSKDRKNVVFSDGSTKSGIVFIGEAPGREEDIKGKPFVGEAGKLLTRIIIKGMGLCRDDVYIANVLKCRPPFNRDPDSDEIKACVPILIQQLELVKPKMICALGKFAAQFLTESKEPISALRGKVFSYRGIPVIPTFHPAAILRNPGLKRSVWEDIQLIMKECGIPMPIRGEMVTF; from the coding sequence ATGCCGTCCCACGAAGAGCTTCGTGAGATTACCAGGGAAGCAATCAAGAGACTTTCAGTTCTGGAGGAATCGGGCCAGGGCTTCCTCTATGGCATGAAGCTTCCGAAGGAAACCCATTCCGGGAATGCCGGGATAGAAACAGACCTTGATGTGACAATGAGACGTACGGGGAAAAGCGCTGAATCGGGCCTTGCCGAGCTCGAAAGAAGAGCAAAAAGATGCACAAAATGCGCTCTCTCGAAAGACAGAAAGAATGTGGTTTTCTCTGACGGAAGCACAAAATCAGGTATTGTGTTCATTGGCGAAGCCCCGGGGAGAGAGGAAGACATCAAGGGAAAGCCGTTTGTTGGAGAAGCCGGGAAACTCCTCACGAGGATAATAATTAAGGGCATGGGATTGTGCAGGGATGATGTTTACATCGCGAATGTTCTCAAGTGCAGGCCTCCATTCAACAGAGACCCTGATTCGGATGAGATAAAAGCTTGCGTCCCGATTCTCATCCAGCAGCTTGAGCTTGTGAAACCCAAGATGATCTGTGCGCTGGGAAAGTTCGCAGCACAGTTTCTCACCGAGTCGAAGGAACCGATTTCGGCATTGAGGGGGAAGGTCTTTTCGTACCGCGGTATTCCAGTGATTCCGACATTCCATCCGGCTGCGATACTTAGAAATCCCGGACTCAAGAGGTCGGTCTGGGAGGACATCCAGCTGATAATGAAGGAATGCGGGATTCCAATGCCAATTCGGGGTGAGATGGTCACTTTCTAA
- a CDS encoding ABC transporter ATP-binding protein translates to MIEIRNLEKSFGENVVLRGVNLRIGEGECVVIIGRSGCGKSVLLKHIIGLIKPDGGEILIGEKDIAKLEENELRDIRKKFGMVFQGSALFDSMNVLENVGIGLKEHLNLPDMKIREIVKEKLKLVGLDGIEDNRPAELSGGMKKRVALARAIAMDPECLLFDEPTTGLDPVMAETINKLIRELQKKLSVTAVAVTHDMLSAYEIADRIAMLHEGKIVFEGTPREVKACENPVVKEFISVWREVLA, encoded by the coding sequence TTGATCGAGATACGAAACCTTGAGAAGAGCTTTGGCGAGAACGTAGTCCTGCGCGGCGTCAACCTGAGGATTGGAGAAGGTGAGTGCGTAGTCATTATTGGACGAAGCGGGTGCGGGAAAAGTGTGCTCCTCAAGCATATAATCGGCCTCATCAAGCCCGATGGAGGGGAGATTCTTATTGGTGAGAAAGACATTGCAAAACTGGAAGAGAATGAGCTCCGCGACATAAGAAAGAAGTTTGGAATGGTTTTCCAAGGGTCGGCACTCTTCGATTCAATGAACGTCCTTGAAAATGTTGGCATCGGACTTAAAGAACATCTGAATCTTCCGGACATGAAGATCAGGGAAATAGTGAAGGAGAAACTGAAACTGGTCGGCCTTGATGGAATCGAGGACAATAGGCCGGCTGAACTCAGCGGCGGCATGAAGAAGAGAGTCGCGCTGGCAAGGGCGATTGCCATGGACCCTGAATGCCTCCTCTTCGATGAACCCACGACTGGACTTGACCCGGTGATGGCCGAAACCATAAACAAGCTCATTAGGGAATTGCAGAAGAAGCTCTCGGTAACGGCTGTGGCGGTTACGCATGATATGCTGAGTGCATACGAGATTGCCGACAGGATTGCCATGCTTCACGAGGGAAAAATCGTGTTTGAAGGGACTCCCCGCGAGGTGAAAGCATGTGAAAACCCTGTCGTGAAGGAATTTATTTCGGTCTGGCGCGAGGTGCTCGCGTGA
- a CDS encoding ABC transporter permease, whose translation MFYSISEFGRTVVGAVREVGRIFMFTGEILVALPSAIAKRENTLEQMVSIGIGSFPLVFVTAIFTGGVAAVQAAYQFQNLVPMRYLGSAIERSVVIELGPVLTALVVGGRVGASIAAELGTMKVTEQIDAMESLGISPIRYLVAPRFIAATLMLPIATIFADLLAMLGAFAVANHSLDMKTQTFMEGVRMFFYAKDIFGGLIKAFFFGMIIATMGCYHGFRTEGGAEGVGIATTRAVVYSCVLILVTDYFLASALFRTLWG comes from the coding sequence ATGTTCTATTCCATCTCAGAATTTGGCAGGACAGTCGTTGGAGCTGTAAGGGAGGTCGGGAGAATCTTCATGTTCACCGGCGAGATACTGGTCGCGCTTCCCAGCGCCATTGCCAAGCGCGAGAACACGCTGGAACAGATGGTTTCCATCGGGATAGGTTCGTTTCCTCTGGTTTTTGTTACCGCGATTTTCACTGGAGGCGTTGCGGCAGTCCAGGCAGCGTACCAGTTCCAGAACCTTGTGCCGATGCGATATCTCGGCTCTGCCATAGAAAGATCTGTCGTCATCGAGCTGGGTCCGGTTCTGACAGCCCTGGTTGTGGGAGGAAGGGTGGGTGCGTCAATAGCTGCAGAGCTTGGAACGATGAAGGTGACCGAGCAGATTGATGCGATGGAAAGTCTCGGAATCTCTCCGATAAGATATCTCGTGGCGCCGAGGTTCATTGCGGCAACACTCATGCTTCCAATTGCCACGATCTTTGCCGATTTGCTTGCCATGCTCGGGGCTTTTGCGGTTGCCAACCACTCACTCGACATGAAAACGCAGACCTTCATGGAAGGCGTCAGAATGTTTTTCTACGCGAAAGACATTTTTGGCGGTCTAATCAAGGCTTTTTTCTTCGGGATGATAATTGCTACCATGGGATGCTACCATGGATTCAGGACCGAGGGCGGAGCCGAGGGAGTCGGAATCGCAACCACCAGGGCGGTGGTCTATTCATGCGTACTAATTCTTGTCACGGACTACTTCCTGGCTTCGGCTCTCTTCAGGACGCTTTGGGGATAG
- the dnaB gene encoding replicative DNA helicase, translating to MAQRAQDSKAEEKLRSSPHSEDAERSVLGSMLLDEEAIPRCIEILEESDFHFDRHRKLFKAIVQLYMNNRPADAVTLAEELARMEALEEVGGRSYISSLLDYVATSGNVEFHSKIIVEKSTLRKLINAAGQISKEAFDAVDDSASILDRAEASIFRISDARTRGGFVPMKEILKHSFEAIQELYDRKRHFTGVTTGFAELDNLTSGFQKSDLIVIAGRPTMGKTSFGLNVAANVAIEHKLPVAVFSLEMSKEQLVQRMLCSQARVDAHRLRTGYLKDSEWPALTTAAGRLSEAPIYIDDSPSLSILEMRAKARRLRKETELALIVIDYLQLVRGLPGAENRQQEISQISRSLKALAKELEVPVIAISQLSRAPEKRGDDRRPVLSDLRESGAIEQDADVVIFIFRPEVYDKNDETRGIAELIIGKQRNGPSGTVEVVFISEYTRFENLSRVPEEPHPSGL from the coding sequence ATGGCGCAGCGAGCGCAGGATTCCAAGGCAGAAGAGAAACTCAGGAGCTCACCGCATTCCGAAGACGCGGAACGTTCAGTTCTGGGATCAATGCTTCTGGATGAGGAAGCCATACCGAGATGTATTGAGATCCTTGAGGAGAGCGACTTTCATTTCGACAGGCACAGAAAGCTCTTCAAGGCGATAGTCCAGCTCTACATGAACAACAGGCCGGCAGACGCAGTGACGCTGGCCGAGGAACTGGCCAGGATGGAAGCCCTTGAGGAGGTGGGCGGAAGAAGCTACATCTCCTCGCTTCTCGACTACGTAGCCACATCCGGAAACGTAGAATTTCACTCGAAAATAATCGTTGAGAAGAGCACTCTGAGGAAACTCATAAATGCCGCTGGACAGATTTCGAAAGAGGCATTCGATGCAGTAGATGACTCCGCAAGTATTCTGGACAGGGCTGAGGCCAGCATTTTCAGAATATCCGATGCGAGGACTCGCGGCGGCTTCGTGCCCATGAAAGAGATCTTGAAGCACAGCTTTGAGGCCATCCAGGAACTGTACGACCGGAAACGTCATTTCACCGGGGTGACGACAGGATTCGCCGAGCTGGACAACTTGACCTCCGGATTCCAGAAATCCGATCTCATAGTTATTGCTGGAAGGCCCACGATGGGGAAAACGAGCTTTGGGCTGAATGTTGCGGCGAATGTTGCGATCGAGCACAAACTTCCGGTGGCCGTTTTCAGTCTCGAAATGTCAAAGGAACAGCTTGTTCAGAGGATGCTCTGCAGCCAGGCAAGGGTTGATGCCCACAGACTGAGGACTGGCTACCTGAAGGATTCCGAGTGGCCTGCGCTGACGACTGCCGCAGGGCGCCTCTCGGAGGCCCCAATCTACATAGACGATTCGCCTTCGTTGAGCATACTTGAGATGAGAGCGAAGGCAAGACGGTTGAGAAAGGAAACTGAACTTGCTCTGATTGTCATCGATTACCTTCAGCTCGTGAGGGGGCTGCCGGGAGCTGAGAACAGACAGCAGGAAATTTCCCAGATTTCCCGCTCCCTCAAGGCGCTTGCGAAAGAGCTGGAGGTCCCGGTCATAGCCATCTCCCAGCTCTCGAGGGCTCCTGAGAAGCGGGGCGATGATAGAAGGCCTGTCCTTTCAGACCTGCGGGAATCGGGTGCGATCGAACAGGATGCCGATGTTGTTATCTTCATCTTCAGACCTGAAGTTTATGACAAGAATGACGAGACACGCGGTATCGCAGAGTTGATCATCGGAAAGCAAAGAAATGGCCCGTCGGGCACGGTTGAAGTGGTCTTCATCAGCGAATACACCCGTTTCGAGAACCTGTCGCGGGTCCCTGAGGAACCTCACCCCAGTGGTCTGTGA